In one Ciona intestinalis unplaced genomic scaffold, KH HT000148.2, whole genome shotgun sequence genomic region, the following are encoded:
- the LOC104266681 gene encoding uncharacterized protein LOC104266681, with product MRYELQVIYLIGIFQAAHGEYVMGKIIETALDAAVQTDLGNTFYEYPYDGTGYYVKTGGHSMYDGSHLTFQSKKVTFSETYLNGAATHGKVFSFPNYAFGSNPFIALMAIDNQDDEFHNYRLQVFGYPIALTTSGYSIIHSGVLIVDRAKVHYYVIEYYSDPNPIVCEIYFTIGKSETPDYEFVVEAKSDNDSFSLNVARISGKPKDTLLVYIPISKSAAEPLKTTDIHNLIIPTVRSFSKVAETSSAGSDYVTSLLRVFEEETAPEIRNNVAHLVFPNSENGLSSSSDNAVYETWRNKIVCSEDIYNAETILFYNQDKCYPEFCVGSRATHPFIALMWIDNPDYNVYSMKVGVLI from the exons ATGAGATACGAACTAcaagttatttatttgatCGGAATCTTTCAAGCAGCACACg GGGAATATGTTATGGGAAAAATCATTGAAACAGCGCTGGACGCTGCGGTGCAAACGGACTTGGGGAATACGTTTTATGAATACCCATACGATGGAACTGGGTATTACGTTAAAACAGGAGGTCATTCAATGTACGACGGATCACATTTGACCTTTCAAAGTAAAAAG GTAACATTTTCGGAAACCTATTTAAACGGAGCAGCAACACATGGAAAAGTTTTCAG TTTCCCGAACTACGCTTTTGGGAGCAATCCATTTATTGCATTGATGGCCATAGATAATCAAGACGACGAATTTCACAACTACAGACTGCAG GTATTCGGCTACCCGATCGCGTTGACGACGAGCGGCTATTCAATCATACACAGCGGCGTTCTTATTGTTGACCGAGCAAAAgttcattattacgtcatagagtACTACAGCGACCCCAATCCAATTGTCTGTGAGATTTACTTCACGATAGGGAAA AGCGAAACACCGGATTACGAATTTGTCGTTGAAGCTAAAAGTGACAACGATTCGTTCAGTTTGAACGTAGCTCGAATAAGCGGGAAACCAAAAGACACTCTGCTCGTTTATATTCCGATATCGAA atCCGCTGCAGAACCATTGAAAACGACAGACATACATAATCTTATCATCCCAACCGTTCGTTCTTTTAGCAAAG TCGCAGAAACGTCTTCTGCTGGATCTGATTACGTCACGTCGTTGTTGCGAGTGTTTGAAGAAGAAACTGCTCCAGAGATAAGAAATAATGTCGCACATTTGGTTTTTCCAAATAGTGAAAATGGTTTATCCAGTTCTAGTGATAATGCTGTTTACGAGACGTGGagaaacaaa ATTGTGTGTTCTGAGGACATATACAATGCTGagacaatattattttacaaccAGGACAAATG CTACCCTGAGTTCTGTGTTGGTAGCAGAGCAACCCATCCATTCATTGCCTTGATGTGGATTGACAATCCtgattataatgtttattcaaTGAAGGttggtgttttaatataa
- the LOC100184606 gene encoding uncharacterized protein LOC100184606, whose translation MTDEPDLIKEAREKLNNGSFSEELEKKTLAIMKENPKEFSTKDFKIDSCQEIAIEQITADGAHISMKDSNVEQSAIAADHINIGSKDESSKGSASGFVGGSRQQRLSELNMDNSKVKRSAIGSSHVHIQ comes from the exons ATGACGGACGAACCAGATCTGATAAAGGAAGCTCgggaaaagttaaataatgGTTCCTTTTCTGAAGAATTAGAAAAGAAAACATTGGCTATAATGAAAGAAAACCCGAAAGAATTTTCGACTAaggattttaaaatagattcTTGCCAAG AAATTGCAATTGAACAAATAACTGCGGATGGAGCCCACATTTCAATGAAAGATTCGAATGTAGAGCAATCTGCTATAGCTGCGGACCATATAAATATTGGCAGCAAAGACGAATCTTCGAAAG gTTCTGCATCCGGCTTTGTGGGTGGAAGTCGTCAGCAAA GGCTGTCCGAGCTAAATATGGATAATAGCAAAGTAAAGAGATCGGCCATCGGCTCGTCACACGTTCACATCCAGTGA